Below is a genomic region from Erigeron canadensis isolate Cc75 chromosome 7, C_canadensis_v1, whole genome shotgun sequence.
CGCATGTTAGCAAGTCCAGCTATGAAATCCATATGGTAATTTGTGTCATCATCCTACAAAATGTGAATAAGATGGATATATGAAATGGCGTTatcttgtatctatatatattatatatacatgagaAAGTCAATATGCAGAATCAAATTAAGACAGGCAAAAGAGAACATGAAATCAATATTTCAACCCAGTCAATTTATGAATGAGCTCTCATACTCTTCTAGGTCAAAGAGGTAAACATCAAAATGGGAAggatcaaatgggttgaaaaaCTCACCAGTCACTCCAACTATTTGAAAAATTAGATCATTATCAGAAAATATTAATTACTATAACGATAAGATTAATTGCTTTCCGGGTCCTCTCAGACCCCATGATGTTATTTACCCACCCCCAACCCCTCCCTCCTCAAAACCGGGTTTTTGTCGTGTTCTTTAGACCCAATTCCATTATGCAGTAATGCAGACCGTGTGATTTGTGTCCATGCATttgaattattaattataaaaattggcAAAATTAAGGACAGAAGGAAGAGTCTTTATACCAACTTAAGATGCATGCAAATTGGTTAAAGTGAAAGTGCAAACCTTCTCAAACTGAATAGGTTTCATGATATAGCCAGAAGGAAGAGTCTTTCTACGCTGTTCTATCTTCTTGATTAATTCCTCAATAACTGCACTGTCATCTATAGATGCAGATGATAAAGTGGTGGCGTTCTCATCAGTCTCGATTCTGACACCCTGCTGTGGTTGAAAATCAGGGACAATGACCCGATCAACTGCTTCAGCCAGTTTCTTAGGGTTCTTGGCCCAATCAGGAATAGGGATTCCAAATGTTTCAGCACGAAGAATAGAGCCCGCCAATACAAAGTTTAGATGGCTAAGGTCAGAAACAGAGAACTCCAGTGGACGTGGGAAACGCTTTGGTGCTGACCAAAATGGAGCTCCAGTACTGGTAGCCGCATCTTCCGGGAATGTAAATATCAATTGCTTCATACGATTGGAGAAGTAATCCTCAAACCtgataaatatgaaatatacaGAAGAAGACAAGCATTATATGGTAAATGCAAGACATGGATTTGAATATAAATACTACTATTCTAGAGACGACAAGACGGGTGAGTCGGGTggtttgggtaacgggtcaaaagaGATACTTTTGTACTGTCAAACAAAGCAATATGGATTTCTATCATCTTAGAACCTATAAATCATTAATGTACAGAAACATTGTTACTATGATGATCCAAATCTTCAAATAATATGATTTATGGGGTTATAATGTTGTACGCTTATTACAAGTCTACTTTGAATGACTTTCAAGttccaacccatttgacccattcccCTTTTAGCTATTCAACCCGTAAAAGAAAAATCAGAAATCAATTAACAAGTAAATCAGCCGAAAGTACCACATCCAAGACACATAGACACACACATGATGTCCAtcatgtttgtgtgtgtttgtggggcaaagtatatatatatatatggtaaaataTAAAGAACAAAAAGATATGTGACATATGATATTACTTTAGGCGCGCCCAAGTGATGCAGTCTTGAAACGTTTCACATTTTTCCCTGTCGAGACACTCGAGAACCCGTTCTAAATTATCCCGAGCCTGAGCATCGCCGGCATTCCTCATTGCAGTTGTATATTCATCTGGGTTTGAGAGATAGGCATTGACTTCCGCTGGAGTTTTCTCAAGTAACCCTTCAAACTCTGAACGAGCCCAAGTCAGGCAGTGGTCAATGTTATGTGGGAATGAGTGTACGGTGCACATTGGTGCTTGCTTTTCTGGTGGATCCCTGGAGGCCCCATAGTTTTCTGTCAAGTGGGGGATAACCATCTGAGTGTTGCATTTAGCACCGAGTGTACCAGACTCGAGAAGTGGCTTCTGGAAATACAAGCACCTTTGATCAACATAAAGTCTCGCATTAACATTGTCTAAAGCATTAATGACAACATTTAAATTCTCCCAGAATGTATCATCAAATACGTTTTCCGTCTCTGGGCCCACACGATTCTGCAAAGCTTCAATCTGAAGACTGGGGTTAATCAATGCAGCTGCAGAGGCAGCGACAGTGGACTTTGCTTGCCCAATATTCCAGTCACGAAATAAAAATTGTCGGCTGAGATTGCTTTTCTCAATGACATCATCGTCAGTGACAGTTAATTTCCCTTCAGTGCTACATGATACACCCATCAAGgctaaatttttcaaaaactcaCATCCCAACGCACCAGATCCTACAacaaatgacttggtattttccaactttttctgaAATTTAGCTCCAAATACTGAAATTTGTGCATCATAACGACTGTTCAAGGGCTTGTACTCGCTCGGTTCCAATGGCTCAGTAGGAAGCGACTCAACCGAGTCAAAGTAAAAGAACTGTATAATCATAACAAAAAAGAATCAGAACAACACAGGATTAGAGCGTAACTAACTAACTGTGTGTGATGATTTGGACCCATTTACTTAAGAATGACTTAACTTCGGTTGTTATCTCAGTTGGGTCAAAGTATTAACAAATTTGAACTAAAAAAACAAAGGGTCAAATAAGTAGAATAATATGAAGTCTCCCGAAGTTAAATTCTTAAGCATGAACCTCATAAATCATTTGACTCAGATATTTAgtttacccttgttaattatcgTCTATGTAATTATAACATAATGagtatttaatataaaaaaattcaaaagttgGACAAAAGTGTGTCGGTCTACCCAACCAAACCAGGCCCATTTCAACCCGTAATCCAAGACGACTAATCAACCCATTTTGTCACATTTAGGGTTGACCTCAGAAACATGATCAATCAGACTCGTGTGAGATTACAATTAATAGTGATTTTTTAATAGACAAGTAGCATCTATACACTAACCTGAAGAAGTGGATGGAATTTTCCAGAGCATGCCTTGACAACCTCTTGACCAACTATGCCACCAAACATGGCAGCCATGGGATTAAGTACGGCTCGTGCCCCATAAGCAAAATCTCGCAAAATTTTTGGATTCAGATCGTCCAACTTTCCGTCTCCCAAACTCTCATTCATGGCGGTGGCTATAGAAATCAGCTTTTGGGCATCATCTTCTGAACCAGCAACAGGAAACCGCCCCAAATCACTCATGAACTTATCAAGTGCTTGGAATGCTAGATGCAAAAGAGGAGGGCGGTCAAACTTAGAGAAGTCACTCAGCAGAAACTCGCCTGGAGTTTTAAGTGCTTCTCTTAAAGGCTTGAAATTCAGGACTTTGGGTTGCTTGACTTGTGTCACTATACCACCTTTCACATATGTGCCAAAGTTGGTGGTGTCTTCTTCAAGATA
It encodes:
- the LOC122606634 gene encoding ubiquitin-activating enzyme E1 1-like codes for the protein MGLEDVNMQDIDEDLHSRQLAVYGRETMRRLFASNVLISGLQGLGAEIAKNLILAGVKSVTLHDEGSVELWDLSSNFIFSEKDVGKNRALASVQKLQELNNAVLVSTLSKKLTKEQLANFQAVVFTDIDLKSAIEFDDYCHSHQPPIAFIKTEVRGLFGNIFCDFGPEFTVADVDGEEPHTGIIASISNENPALVTCVDDERLEFQDGDLVTFSEIHGMAELNDGKPRKVKSCRPYSFYLEEDTTNFGTYVKGGIVTQVKQPKVLNFKPLREALKTPGEFLLSDFSKFDRPPLLHLAFQALDKFMSDLGRFPVAGSEDDAQKLISIATAMNESLGDGKLDDLNPKILRDFAYGARAVLNPMAAMFGGIVGQEVVKACSGKFHPLLQFFYFDSVESLPTEPLEPSEYKPLNSRYDAQISVFGAKFQKKLENTKSFVVGSGALGCEFLKNLALMGVSCSTEGKLTVTDDDVIEKSNLSRQFLFRDWNIGQAKSTVAASAAALINPSLQIEALQNRVGPETENVFDDTFWENLNVVINALDNVNARLYVDQRCLYFQKPLLESGTLGAKCNTQMVIPHLTENYGASRDPPEKQAPMCTVHSFPHNIDHCLTWARSEFEGLLEKTPAEVNAYLSNPDEYTTAMRNAGDAQARDNLERVLECLDREKCETFQDCITWARLKFEDYFSNRMKQLIFTFPEDAATSTGAPFWSAPKRFPRPLEFSVSDLSHLNFVLAGSILRAETFGIPIPDWAKNPKKLAEAVDRVIVPDFQPQQGVRIETDENATTLSSASIDDSAVIEELIKKIEQRRKTLPSGYIMKPIQFEKDDDTNYHMDFIAGLANMRARNYSIPEVDKLRAKFIAGRIIPAIATSTAKATGLVCLELYKVIDGGHKVEDYRNTFANLALPLFSMAEPVPCKVIKHQDLKWTVWDRWAIHGNPTLKELIKWLADKGLDAYSISCGSCLLYNSMFPKHRERMDKKVVDLARDVAKMEIPPYRRHLDLMVACEDEEENDIDIPQVSVYFR